DNA from Dama dama isolate Ldn47 chromosome 5, ASM3311817v1, whole genome shotgun sequence:
AGGACTCTTCCCCGCGGAGCCAGGGCAGTAAGGCCAAGGTTGCCAAGATGGCCTGGGCTTTATtacgcctggtgggctgccagctGCCTGCCCTGTGGCCCACCCCCCAACCTGCAGGTTACATGGGCCGCTCCTGGGGCTGGTGCGCCGGGCTGGCCTGGCCCCTGCCTGGTGACAGCCTCCTCCTCAGCCTGGCCAAGGCCCGAATGGGGTTCTGGGCGCAGTTGGTCGGGTAGGTCACGTCCTCTGGGGAGGACTTGCCGGGCCGGCTGTGGGGCCGCAGAGGCGGGGATGCCCGGGGCTGGCCTGGCAGGGTCCTGCCCGCGCTGGCTGTCCTGCTGCCTGGTGGGTGCCGCCTGCCCGGGGCCCTGTGGGAAGACCAGACGGCAAGATCTCCCGTgagcgagcgagcgagcgagcgggctcccccccgcccccagccacatGCCCCACCTCTGACAAAGCCTCACTCACCCCGGGGACGTCCttggggcctgggctgggggaTCCGCTCCCTGAATTCCCTCGCCGGGAGGGGCCCAGAGCTGGTCCTCGGGGATcagctgtgaagaaaactgaactCAGCAAGGCCCAGGGCCCCTCTGCACCCAACAGAGAGGGCGCCATAGAGAGCAGGGTCCGGGAGGGCTTGAACCTGTGGCCCAGGCCTTCCTCTGAGGGGCAGGTTTGGGAAGCCTCCTGGGGCCTGTCAGCTGTTAAGTGTGGGAAGATTTGCTTTTGGACGAGGCTCCTGGTGCACTTGAAATAAAGGTTCAAAGGGCTGGAGGGGGGCTTGGAGGGGGACGACATGTAAACACTCTCATGCCTTACTGAATAGTGGGAGGCTTTGCAGCAGGCACAGCTAAAGCCACCTGCCGGAAGTGCCCCACGTGCTGGGAGCAGGGTTGGCGGCAGGTtccccggggaagcccaagacctcCGCTGGGCCGGCGGTGGGGGTGGGCCGGCCCCACTCGGGCGGGGGAGCCATACTGCCCACCTTGAGGCCCCCCTGCTGGGCCACCTCCCGGATCTTGGACAGCATGGACCGCAGCCGcccgttctcctcctgcaggACCCGGATGCGGATGTCGTTGGCCTGCACCTGCCTCTCCATGTCGTCCGTGACGTTGCCAGAGCCTGTGGGGACGCATGCCTGGCACCGCACCCCAGCAGGTCAGCCTCTTGCGCTCAACAGGACAGCACTTCCGGGGGGCAGACGCGCTGTGCCTTGGGCCGGTGGCCCCATGGGCACGGGGAGGTGGGCGGGGTCAGTGCTCTGGGCCTCCCGCACCTTCCTTCTCCTGAGGCCTTGCCCCCACTCCGTAGCCCCCTGCCTGCTGggaggtgactgcagccttgcaGAATTTGAGCgttggggtgggggacaggaaCTGGACCTCACTGAAGATTTAGCAAATAGGTAACGAAGTGAAGCTCTTCCGAGGCTACCCGTTTTTGGAGGGCCCGAGAgacagtgacttgcccaaagtcatggcCAGCTCCTGGGTTTGAGTGCTAGGAATTCAGTGAGGCTATTCTTTCCCGCTGCTGAGGGGATGGGTGCTTCCCCCCTCCACCCCGACTCTGTGAACCAGGCAAGCTGCTGCCGCTTGTTATCCATTTCCTGGTTCGTCACCTGCCTGTGGGGCGGTCAACAGGGCATCACGAGGCCCAGCACTCAGAATTGACAACCTACGTGACCAGCTAGATCGCACTGGATCATCCTGCCAGCTCTGCACCGGATTCACCCAGAGCTCTAGGGACTGGAGGGGGTGGGACGAGGACCCAGGTGGCCTGGCAGCCGGTCTTCCACCGTGCTGGGTCCCTAGCACTCCCGTGTCATGGGGTCCCAGACACTGGACAGTTGGGGTCACCGTGCCCTTGGAGGTTTGGGGAGATGCCGGGACGGGGGACACGGAAGCTGAGCCAGGACTGGCATGTGGCGTGGCACAGGGCACAGgccacagaggcagccagacCGGTGTCTGGACTTGGCTGCGTGACTCTGAGCGGTCACCTCACTGCTGGGCCTCTGTGTCCCTGTCCACACCAGGAGTGGACAACACAAGGCACCCCGTATCACGGGGGCTCTGGAGGCCACACTActgcaccccccaccaccaccctcgcTGCAGGCCCCAGTGTCGTGCCCAGACAAGCGGCAGCCGCCGGCCCGCCCCAGGCCCCGGCGTGTCCTCTGCACCAAGCCTGGGTCCCTACTTTGGATCTGGGCCTCCGCGGGCCGGTGCAGGTCCGGGAAGGCCACCAGCAGCCTCTCCCGCTGCCTCAGCTCCACGAGCTCCCGCTCCAGCTCCGAGATGGTCAGCCGCAGGTCCGTGGTCGCCTGCTCCAGGCCTTGCTTCTCCCGCTGCAGGCTCTGCAGCAGctcctgggggcggggcaggcTCGGAGCTGAGGCCCGGCTCGCAGCCCCGCCCCCCGGAGgagccggccccgccccccggcccgcCCCGCACCTGCTGGGCCCGGAGCTGGCACTGCCCCTGCTCCCTCTCGCCCTGCACGCACTGCAGCTGCTCCTCCACGTGGGCCCGCTGGGCCTCGGCCTCGTCCAGGCTGCCCCGCAGCTCCTCGCGCTCCTGGTCCAGGCTGTCCAGCTGCTGCAGCAGGGCTCGCTGTTTGGCCTGCAGGGACTGAGCCGGGGGTGGGCGGGAGGCCACGAAGGGCACAGGAGGCGACCGTCCCCAAGCCCACCCCCTGTGCTGCGTCCCGTCTGTGCACCTCCAGGCAGGGGTAGGCGTGGAGGGGCGAAGGGAGCCGGGTCCCAACCCTGGGCAAGGCCAGGGCCCTAGGCTTGCAGACCCAGCCCCCTGGAAAGCAGTTGGCCGACTCCCATCAGCCTGGCTCCCCCACTTCTTTCGGGTCACGGTCTCCACTCAGGAGTTCTCCGGAGGTCTCCAGCATGTCCCCCCTCGGTGGAGTTCTGTCTCCCCGCAGCCAGCCTTTGTTGCGGGAGCCCAGGCGCTGAGGAGGCCCCAGCCTCACCTCCTGGTGGCGGACCATGCTGTCCACGCGGGCCTTCTCCTTGTCCAGCTCCGTGCTGGCCCAGCGGATCTGCTGGCTGGCCCCGTCCAACCGCCCTGCCAGCAGCTCCACCTGCTGCTCCAGCTGCCGCACCTGCTGCTCAGCCTCCAACCGGTGCTCGGCCTCCGCCTGCAGCTGCTGGGCCTTGCTCTCTGCAGGACGGAGCgcgtgtgggaaggggcagggcccGGGAGCACCGCGGACTCCCCGCATGGCCTCCGACCCAGGATGGGACCTGGGAAGGGGGGCGCAGGGCTTGTCACAGCACGTCTCTGGGCCTCGCGGTGTTTGTCCTCAGCCACAGAGTGGGGCTCCGAGCCCCGCCCGAGGGTGGGTGCTGCAAACAGAAGGCCCTCTCTGGGTGGGAGGTGGCATCACCCAGCGGTGTGGCCAGTCAGTCCCAGCCTCCTCCGTGGTTCCCTTAGCTTTGCCCCCGAAGCCCGGGAGACAGAGACAGGGGGCTGGTGGTCTGGCCGCCGAGCGCAGGGCTCCTGCTCCTGGGTCCACGGCGGGATTCCTCACCCATGGCCTGCGTGGACTCGCGCTGCTGCTTCAGCTCCCCCTCCAGGCTGGCGACCTTCGTCTTGAGGTCACTTGTTTCTGTGGCAGCCACGCGAGAGAGGCCCTTCAGAGGCTCCTTCAGAGGCTCCCTGGGGCCTTGCAGGCGCTTCATGCCTAATGTGGCCCGCACCGTGGTGGGACACTTGGGAGGGGCTCTGGGGAGGTGCTGGCAGGCCTGGCCCCTCCACCCTGCTTTCTCTTGGGCGTCTGCCCCGTGTCtgtacctctctgggcctccatgtCCTCCCGGGAGGCGACAGGGAGGCTCAGAAAAGGCGGCAGCTTGCCCCAGCTACCTCAGGCTTCACGACCTCCATGGGGGCTGGCCCGCTTCAAGGCCCAAGGCCGTGTCTCTCTGCCTGACGGCTTCTGCGGAGGCCAGAGGGGCGCCTCTGCCGGCTGGGGGTACCAGGGTGGCATGAGCTCCCAGCAGTTCCCTTCTGTGACCCACAGGAGTGTATGAATCCCCCGGCTCCCTTGCCCCTCTGGTGGGACAACTCCTGTTCTCCACAGGCTCCTGCGTTCCCCAGCGGGATGGGGCTTAAGCTCCGGCAGGGTGGCTGGCCTGGCAAGCGCGCCCCTTTCGCTGCCTTCTgccccctgcatctcctgcccacTCCCAGCCCAGGTTTCTTCCACACCCTTGATGCAGGGTCAGCTCCCAGGGGAGCCTGCGCTCCAACGGCAGCACGCCCAGCGCTGGGGGGGGCTGACCTGCGAGCAGCTGCTGCCTCTCGCGCTCCCACTGGGCCCGGCGCTGCTCCGTCTCCTCGGCCTGCCGCTGCCGCGCCCCCTGCTCCTGCTGCAGGGCCTGCTCCAGCTCGCCCACCTGCATCCTCAGCCCGTCCTTCTGGCCCTCGGCCTCCTCCAGCTGGGCCCTCAGGGGCCCCACAAGCTTGCCGAGGCGCGCCAGGTCTTTGCTCTGCTCGGCCGCCCAGAGGCCCACGGTGGCAGCCGGCAGCGGCCTGTGCCCCATGCTGTCCCGCACCAGCTGCTGGAAGCGGCCCAGCGAAGAGGGCAGGTTCTGGCTCTGACACAGGTTGATGAGCATCTTGCCCACCTCCCGCAGGCTGCCCTGGACACTGGTGCACGCGTCACAGGGCACCAGGGCCGTCTCCACGGTCTGGGCGTGGACACTTCTCGTGTTCACGGCCGTCCTGCCTGGACGCTGCAGCGAGACGCTGACAGCGAGGCCATCCCGCTCTGGGCGGGCCTGGGGCAGACCTGGCACTGGGGAGGGCGGCTTGATGAGCTGGGCGGTCACCAGTTCCAGGCTCCCAGCCGGCTCGCCCTTGGCTGTGGGCTCGGAGGTGAGGGTCTCTCCTTGATTTGCCCTTTTCTGTGGTCGGGGAAAGAAAGGGGAAGCAGGTGAGGGAGACGGGCCTGGGCGGTGACCGGCTCCCTGGGGATCTCTGTGACAGCAGCCTCGCCCGATGCTCAGACGGTATCTGGTAGCAGCGTGAATGGGAGCGCGCCTTCTCCTGTCTGCGGCCTCCGTTACCAAGCCCAGGTCAGTGTGGGTACATGCCTGGCACTGGGCGGGTGACGTGGTGACAGACACAGCTGCCGGGCGCTGGGCCCTTGCTGGGTGGATTCACCTGCTCGTGTGTCACCGAAGCCActctcagttttggtttccttacCATTACGGTGACAGCGGTCCTGCCCACAGGTGCTTGTGAGGGTTATGGGGTGACCCAAGACAAATGGGGCTCATGTGAAccccatcagggcttccctgggggctcggatggtaaagaatccacctgcaatgtgggagatctgggttcgatccctgggtctggaagattcccctggagaagggaatggctacccactccagtattcttgtctggagaattccatggagagaggagcctggcgg
Protein-coding regions in this window:
- the CCDC157 gene encoding coiled-coil domain-containing protein 157, which produces MAHLLGSPACMDSLRKDLTDLQGAIVDVFSRAGPVRFPSWKFPDRVACDLDMVALLEHYDHVPGDPEFTQLAHAVLLELVIDRLLLLLQSCASYLENLTLEQVVPPARATGPCMSVGLTVRRFWNSLLRLGMLSQQAALQKRANQGETLTSEPTAKGEPAGSLELVTAQLIKPPSPVPGLPQARPERDGLAVSVSLQRPGRTAVNTRSVHAQTVETALVPCDACTSVQGSLREVGKMLINLCQSQNLPSSLGRFQQLVRDSMGHRPLPAATVGLWAAEQSKDLARLGKLVGPLRAQLEEAEGQKDGLRMQVGELEQALQQEQGARQRQAEETEQRRAQWERERQQLLAETSDLKTKVASLEGELKQQRESTQAMESKAQQLQAEAEHRLEAEQQVRQLEQQVELLAGRLDGASQQIRWASTELDKEKARVDSMVRHQESLQAKQRALLQQLDSLDQEREELRGSLDEAEAQRAHVEEQLQCVQGEREQGQCQLRAQQELLQSLQREKQGLEQATTDLRLTISELERELVELRQRERLLVAFPDLHRPAEAQIQTAGVRCQACVPTGSGNVTDDMERQVQANDIRIRVLQEENGRLRSMLSKIREVAQQGGLKLIPEDQLWAPPGEGIQGADPPAQAPRTSPGAPGRRHPPGSRTASAGRTLPGQPRASPPLRPHSRPGKSSPEDVTYPTNCAQNPIRALARLRRRLSPGRGQASPAHQPQERPM